The proteins below come from a single Desulfitobacterium metallireducens DSM 15288 genomic window:
- a CDS encoding MBL fold metallo-hydrolase: protein MSPEFKLLGTGAGPGVPSFYCDCIACREARKKPQRARTRSGALIDTGNERILVDASPDLRSQLIKEQIDSLDYLFITHWHYDHFGGIGDLEFYIKLKRKHPVKLFLPSSAVEDFQAAYPFMMDVFELECWDYEQSYTFSDVKLTVLPANHSIQTGGLLLEAGQRIAYFTDTSGLPELTEQRIKGVDTLICDATFHGENWYPDSHMTIEEAIQLGEKIKAGHTILTHLAMHYSAPTTVQQIEEKLHSYPKVSLAFDGLTLKL from the coding sequence ATGAGTCCAGAGTTCAAGCTCTTAGGAACGGGAGCTGGGCCAGGGGTGCCGTCATTCTATTGTGATTGTATTGCCTGCCGAGAGGCTAGAAAGAAACCTCAGCGTGCTCGAACGCGCAGTGGAGCCTTAATTGATACTGGTAATGAAAGAATTTTAGTCGATGCTTCTCCTGACTTAAGGAGCCAATTAATTAAGGAGCAAATTGACTCACTCGATTATCTTTTTATTACCCATTGGCATTATGATCATTTCGGGGGAATCGGTGATTTAGAATTTTATATAAAACTCAAGCGAAAACACCCTGTCAAACTGTTTTTGCCTTCCAGTGCAGTAGAGGATTTCCAAGCGGCTTATCCATTTATGATGGATGTATTTGAACTTGAGTGCTGGGATTATGAACAAAGCTATACTTTCTCAGACGTCAAGCTGACCGTATTACCTGCAAACCATAGCATTCAGACAGGCGGGCTTCTATTAGAGGCAGGCCAAAGAATCGCTTATTTTACAGACACATCCGGGTTACCGGAATTAACAGAGCAGAGAATTAAAGGTGTAGATACGCTAATCTGTGATGCTACTTTCCATGGGGAGAATTGGTATCCCGATAGTCATATGACGATTGAAGAAGCCATTCAATTAGGCGAAAAGATTAAGGCAGGGCATACGATTCTAACCCATCTTGCTATGCATTATAGTGCACCAACAACAGTACAACAAATCGAAGAAAAGTTGCATTCTTATCCTAAGGTTTCCTTAGCTTTTGATGGGTTAACTTTGAAATTGTAA
- a CDS encoding GNAT family N-acetyltransferase, which yields MTAEIMFADEQDEIELNEILWDYDMGIPGQAEEMLVFKKEGQTLGGAKIVEVEENRFFLEVLGVKQAQHSQGIGRILLSEILQNPWECCKYPLSKFQLKKPYTITTMARGSAVGFYKKMGFKNCDSLLLPQEYSEQCDFCPDKGECDPSPMIFTGGIKA from the coding sequence ATGACTGCTGAAATTATGTTTGCTGACGAACAAGATGAGATAGAACTCAATGAAATTCTCTGGGACTATGATATGGGTATTCCGGGCCAAGCTGAAGAGATGCTCGTTTTTAAAAAAGAGGGTCAGACTCTTGGAGGGGCAAAGATCGTTGAGGTTGAAGAAAATCGCTTTTTTTTAGAAGTACTGGGGGTAAAGCAGGCGCAACATTCTCAGGGAATTGGACGAATCCTGTTAAGTGAAATTCTTCAAAATCCATGGGAGTGCTGCAAATACCCGTTATCCAAATTTCAACTTAAGAAACCCTATACCATCACGACTATGGCAAGAGGATCTGCCGTTGGTTTTTATAAAAAAATGGGTTTTAAAAATTGTGATTCTCTATTATTACCCCAGGAATATAGCGAACAATGTGATTTTTGCCCGGATAAAGGAGAATGCGACCCATCTCCTATGATTTTTACTGGAGGGATTAAAGCATGA
- a CDS encoding (Fe-S)-binding protein, translating into MSSEKLSKVCHEIKENCIECGQCLSECQMLQEIGEEPASIAARKPYVEEAYECSLCGLCEAVCPSSLSPKTMFAEMRTEAVKSKEIPINEYRYMFPDRKLNVMKLYREVNSIDYKDLNLGRENPVALFPGCTMLTYSPKLTRAVYTHLSQKYQDIVLMTECCGLPLYQLGLNDRGDKYVGEIKVKIRDLKIRTIIIACPNCYYQLRPILREMGITLLTIYEALDDLLILNNSNILHQQSFVTIHDSCPDRFEGIFASQARLALQKKGYQLVEMEHNHEMTICCGSGGEVSHFDPEMANNRVKSRLDEAENSGAQILAANCLACVLNFGKVSGKFQAKHILNLLLDLEQDFEGFKNKAKKMFEGPEGEKLWERIMAEP; encoded by the coding sequence ATGAGTTCTGAGAAATTAAGTAAGGTATGTCATGAGATAAAAGAAAATTGTATAGAGTGCGGGCAATGCTTATCTGAATGCCAAATGTTACAAGAAATTGGGGAAGAACCTGCAAGCATCGCCGCTCGAAAACCTTACGTCGAGGAAGCTTACGAATGCTCCCTCTGTGGTTTGTGTGAAGCAGTATGTCCATCTTCACTAAGCCCTAAGACTATGTTTGCTGAAATGAGGACGGAAGCTGTTAAATCCAAAGAGATTCCAATTAATGAATATAGGTATATGTTTCCGGACCGAAAACTTAACGTGATGAAATTATACCGCGAAGTTAACAGTATTGATTATAAGGACTTAAATCTGGGGAGAGAAAATCCCGTTGCCTTATTCCCCGGATGTACAATGCTTACGTATTCCCCCAAGTTGACACGAGCAGTTTATACTCACCTGAGTCAAAAGTATCAAGATATTGTACTGATGACAGAGTGTTGTGGCCTGCCCTTGTATCAATTAGGTTTAAACGATAGAGGGGATAAATATGTCGGCGAAATAAAAGTAAAGATTCGGGATTTAAAGATAAGGACTATTATTATTGCATGCCCTAATTGTTATTATCAGCTTAGACCCATCTTAAGAGAAATGGGAATAACGCTTTTAACGATCTATGAGGCGTTAGATGATCTGTTGATCTTAAATAATTCTAATATTTTGCATCAACAATCTTTTGTTACTATTCATGACTCATGCCCTGATCGTTTTGAAGGAATATTTGCTTCCCAGGCAAGACTCGCTTTACAAAAAAAAGGGTATCAGCTCGTTGAAATGGAGCACAATCATGAAATGACGATTTGCTGTGGGAGTGGTGGCGAGGTTAGTCATTTTGATCCTGAAATGGCTAACAATCGAGTAAAGTCTCGTTTGGATGAGGCAGAAAATTCAGGTGCACAAATTCTTGCAGCCAATTGTTTGGCCTGCGTTTTAAACTTTGGTAAGGTTTCGGGTAAGTTTCAAGCAAAACATATATTGAATCTATTGCTTGATTTGGAGCAAGATTTTGAAGGGTTCAAGAATAAAGCGAAAAAGATGTTTGAAGGGCCAGAAGGAGAAAAATTGTGGGAGCGGATCATGGCAGAACCATAA
- a CDS encoding zinc ribbon domain-containing protein, translating into MSNYYLVCADCDYQFTVPSSSGDPYQNVCPKCSSTKIRQRFSVVNTICIDPMKECSSCPFSNNCSAS; encoded by the coding sequence ATGTCAAATTATTATCTGGTATGTGCCGATTGTGACTACCAATTTACTGTACCTTCGAGCAGTGGCGATCCATATCAAAACGTTTGTCCCAAATGTTCAAGCACAAAAATTCGCCAACGCTTTAGCGTAGTGAATACCATCTGCATCGATCCGATGAAGGAATGTTCGTCTTGCCCTTTCAGCAACAACTGTAGTGCTTCTTAA
- a CDS encoding mandelate racemase/muconate lactonizing enzyme family protein, with the protein MKITNVTANAVRLPLLEPLKWASGHMNNADHVLVRIMTDEEIEGIAESIPRPSLYGDTQESICAIINKYIGPKLIGMDPLDINKIWEQMNTVYWNLTPKGAIDVCLYDIMGKKTGLPCYKLLGGYKNKIALSWMIGLKPLEAMVAEAKSKYAEGFRALKLKGGQDADFDIKMFHTIREAVPEDCILYIDANQGWSYADAVKVITQLEGLAAYCEEPIPAWDDHARIKLAREVRIPIMGDESCYTLHDVIRQMEMDTLGLVNIKVPRTGFTISRKIIAVCETFNKPCLTGTQAESALGAFACLHLAAASKQISLPSENCYYMSVKGNLIKEIPKVENGYMYVPEKPGLGVELDEAAVEEYTVKLL; encoded by the coding sequence ATGAAAATTACAAATGTAACTGCGAATGCGGTTCGTCTCCCTCTTTTAGAACCTTTGAAGTGGGCGAGTGGGCATATGAACAATGCTGATCATGTGCTTGTTCGCATCATGACGGATGAAGAAATTGAGGGAATTGCCGAGTCAATCCCGAGGCCTTCACTATATGGAGACACGCAAGAATCTATTTGTGCAATCATCAACAAATATATAGGACCAAAACTTATCGGAATGGATCCATTGGATATAAATAAAATCTGGGAACAGATGAATACCGTTTACTGGAACTTGACCCCTAAGGGTGCAATAGATGTTTGTCTTTATGACATTATGGGTAAAAAAACAGGACTTCCATGTTATAAGCTTTTGGGGGGCTATAAAAACAAAATTGCGCTGAGTTGGATGATTGGCTTAAAACCCCTCGAGGCTATGGTTGCAGAGGCAAAAAGCAAGTACGCTGAAGGATTCCGTGCTCTAAAGCTCAAAGGGGGACAGGATGCGGATTTTGATATCAAAATGTTCCATACCATTAGAGAGGCGGTTCCAGAGGATTGTATTCTGTATATTGATGCCAATCAAGGCTGGAGTTACGCCGATGCGGTCAAGGTTATTACTCAGTTGGAAGGTCTAGCGGCATACTGTGAGGAACCTATTCCAGCTTGGGATGATCATGCCCGTATAAAGCTTGCTCGAGAAGTGCGCATACCGATTATGGGAGATGAAAGCTGCTATACACTGCATGACGTGATAAGGCAGATGGAGATGGATACGCTTGGTTTGGTCAATATTAAAGTTCCTAGAACAGGCTTTACTATTTCTAGAAAAATTATCGCTGTTTGTGAGACCTTTAATAAACCATGTTTGACTGGAACACAGGCTGAGTCGGCATTAGGTGCTTTTGCCTGCTTACATCTTGCAGCAGCCTCTAAGCAAATCAGTCTTCCCTCTGAGAATTGTTATTACATGTCAGTTAAGGGCAATCTTATCAAAGAAATTCCTAAAGTTGAAAACGGATATATGTATGTTCCTGAGAAGCCCGGCCTTGGGGTTGAACTGGATGAAGCTGCGGTTGAGGAATATACGGTTAAACTATTGTAA
- a CDS encoding TIGR04282 family arsenosugar biosynthesis glycosyltransferase, producing the protein MKKAILVFTKVPRVGDCKTRLTEARGGILTYEEATALYEACLLDVIEVSLSVEGADVWICYNKDGDRSYLDSLLDQVKNAQRIAGIFSDQGGSFDDCMQYATDHILKSGAENRLADCLLISGGDLPSLQPYILQDALNKLEKLSQSVSGQKVAVSKVKASDGSLIGAALVEGACQEGGFSLAGLTCTTNFTFNEVFYNKDGITALDMMANKAGDEQIPIAFVEEVPDIDIPVDLASAMPVLRIIELAAKHDPAITVPERTINFLNEMGLQSVALPPAARELV; encoded by the coding sequence ATGAAAAAGGCAATACTCGTTTTTACTAAGGTTCCAAGAGTCGGTGATTGCAAGACACGCTTAACCGAGGCCCGTGGTGGCATTCTGACCTATGAGGAAGCTACTGCATTGTATGAAGCCTGTTTGCTCGATGTTATTGAAGTCAGTCTGTCTGTTGAAGGGGCGGACGTTTGGATTTGCTACAACAAGGACGGAGATCGGTCCTACTTAGATTCGCTTTTAGATCAAGTTAAAAATGCACAAAGAATTGCAGGGATTTTCTCCGACCAGGGAGGAAGTTTCGATGACTGCATGCAATATGCAACAGACCATATTCTTAAATCAGGGGCAGAGAATCGTTTAGCTGATTGTTTACTCATCAGCGGCGGAGATTTGCCTTCATTACAGCCTTATATTTTGCAAGATGCCCTAAATAAGTTAGAGAAATTAAGTCAAAGTGTATCTGGGCAGAAGGTAGCTGTAAGTAAGGTAAAGGCAAGCGATGGCTCATTGATTGGCGCTGCTCTTGTCGAAGGAGCATGTCAGGAAGGCGGATTCTCTTTAGCAGGTTTGACCTGTACAACTAATTTTACGTTTAACGAAGTTTTTTATAACAAAGATGGTATTACCGCACTGGATATGATGGCTAATAAAGCGGGAGATGAGCAAATTCCGATAGCTTTTGTAGAAGAAGTACCTGATATCGATATTCCAGTAGATCTTGCAAGCGCGATGCCTGTTCTGCGTATTATTGAGCTTGCAGCAAAGCATGATCCTGCTATAACTGTTCCGGAAAGGACAATCAACTTTTTGAATGAGATGGGTCTGCAGTCAGTTGCGCTTCCTCCAGCTGCGAGAGAATTAGTATAA
- a CDS encoding DUF169 domain-containing protein → MGADHGRTIKDKQEAVKGEGINLNYQEMTRIFKETLSLRWDPVAVRLMRPDEERPPQLIEPPVPLRHCQSIITARRGNCLYMPPRSHACPDGSGILGLVEMSQKLRSGELYLLFKKMPNIETAQKMIGSRPEFEAGSYKATLLAPLDKAPFEPDVVVFTLWPEQAMWLCCSQTYANGQRQSFKTSGFNSTCADLIVQPMKTGEMNISFGCYGARASSEIDDFELYLSVPTSMLEPIAQSLLKLSQKSIPEERKKIYMQPVMDKIGTRRQEINESGASVEVFIDADQCLGDGLCSAFCPTGVLEIQEVDGRKVARAAHPENCSACYTCVGQCPQKAIQLSYL, encoded by the coding sequence GTGGGAGCGGATCATGGCAGAACCATAAAGGATAAACAAGAAGCAGTAAAAGGGGAAGGGATAAACTTGAATTATCAAGAAATGACTCGGATTTTCAAAGAAACACTGTCACTCCGCTGGGATCCTGTGGCTGTAAGACTGATGCGTCCTGATGAAGAAAGGCCGCCACAATTGATCGAACCCCCAGTCCCTTTGAGACATTGCCAATCTATAATTACAGCCCGTCGGGGAAATTGTCTTTATATGCCCCCGAGAAGCCATGCTTGTCCTGATGGATCCGGTATTTTGGGTTTAGTTGAAATGTCTCAAAAACTTCGATCGGGTGAGCTTTATTTGCTTTTTAAAAAGATGCCCAATATAGAAACGGCTCAAAAAATGATTGGTTCCCGTCCTGAATTCGAAGCGGGAAGTTACAAGGCAACTCTTCTTGCGCCTTTAGATAAGGCACCCTTTGAACCCGATGTCGTGGTTTTTACTCTGTGGCCTGAACAAGCCATGTGGCTTTGCTGTTCTCAGACATATGCAAATGGGCAGCGCCAAAGTTTTAAAACCTCAGGCTTTAATTCGACCTGTGCTGATTTAATTGTTCAACCGATGAAAACAGGAGAAATGAATATATCCTTTGGATGTTATGGAGCCCGAGCGTCGAGTGAAATCGATGATTTTGAACTTTATCTTTCCGTTCCGACTTCAATGCTTGAACCGATTGCGCAGTCTTTATTGAAATTGTCACAGAAGAGTATTCCTGAAGAAAGAAAAAAAATATATATGCAGCCTGTTATGGATAAAATCGGAACTCGTCGACAGGAAATTAACGAATCCGGGGCTAGCGTTGAAGTTTTTATTGATGCGGATCAATGCCTAGGGGATGGACTTTGCAGTGCTTTTTGCCCTACAGGAGTCTTAGAAATTCAGGAGGTCGATGGGCGGAAAGTGGCAAGGGCAGCTCACCCCGAAAACTGCAGCGCGTGCTATACATGTGTGGGCCAGTGTCCTCAAAAAGCGATCCAGTTGTCTTATCTATAG
- a CDS encoding NADH:flavin oxidoreductase, which yields MESLFSNLKIKNLILKNRIVLPPMALDIASEKGEVTPNLIEHYRLRAQGTGLIIVEHSYVSRNGKAHPCQLGIYDDELIKGLEHLAKEIHREGTPVGIQISHAGARALMSPCGPSSVQSKYLARFGRKEPVKGSKKLSRESIRQIVDEFAQAAYRAQLAGFDFVEIHGAHGYLLNQFYSPLTNLRHDEYGGTLEKRLRFPIEVVKAVRGAVGENMPIFYRLGADDRLEGGNSIEESIIAARLLQDAGVDCLDLSGGIGGYLKNGPEGFFAYMGKAIKPALDIPVIVTGGIKTGIKANEIIAKKSADLVGVGRSLLQDSKWAYKQWLKMKSNQHLIEEKDYMISV from the coding sequence ATCGAATCGTTATTTTCAAATCTTAAAATTAAAAATTTAATTCTTAAAAATCGAATTGTACTGCCCCCTATGGCCCTGGATATTGCTTCAGAGAAGGGGGAAGTTACACCAAATTTAATCGAACATTATCGTTTACGGGCTCAGGGTACTGGACTTATTATTGTAGAGCATTCTTATGTTAGTCGAAATGGAAAGGCTCATCCCTGCCAATTAGGTATTTACGATGACGAACTTATAAAGGGTTTAGAACATTTGGCAAAGGAAATCCATAGAGAGGGGACTCCTGTGGGAATTCAGATCAGCCATGCCGGAGCAAGAGCTCTGATGTCTCCTTGTGGACCCTCGAGTGTTCAGTCAAAATATCTTGCGCGTTTTGGTCGGAAGGAACCTGTAAAAGGATCTAAAAAATTGAGTAGAGAGAGCATTCGCCAGATTGTAGATGAATTTGCTCAAGCTGCATATCGAGCTCAATTAGCGGGCTTTGATTTTGTGGAAATTCACGGGGCGCACGGTTATTTACTGAATCAATTTTATTCTCCTTTGACTAATCTTCGGCATGATGAATATGGCGGCACGTTGGAAAAGCGCCTGCGCTTCCCTATTGAAGTCGTTAAAGCAGTAAGGGGTGCAGTCGGAGAAAATATGCCCATATTTTACAGATTAGGGGCTGATGATCGTCTTGAGGGGGGCAATAGTATTGAAGAAAGTATAATTGCTGCTCGGTTGCTTCAGGATGCTGGGGTAGATTGTTTGGATCTATCGGGAGGAATCGGTGGTTATCTTAAAAATGGGCCTGAAGGATTTTTTGCCTATATGGGTAAAGCCATTAAACCTGCGTTAGATATTCCTGTAATAGTTACAGGGGGAATTAAGACAGGGATTAAAGCGAATGAAATAATTGCTAAGAAAAGCGCTGATCTGGTAGGAGTCGGAAGGTCCCTCCTTCAAGATTCCAAATGGGCTTATAAACAGTGGCTGAAAATGAAATCGAATCAGCATCTGATAGAGGAAAAAGATTATATGATTTCTGTTTAA